A window of the Megalopta genalis isolate 19385.01 chromosome 2, iyMegGena1_principal, whole genome shotgun sequence genome harbors these coding sequences:
- the LOC117226503 gene encoding uncharacterized protein LOC117226503 isoform X3 codes for MNALATDIVCGNGDHVGVGKGAAVMEDPQTPGSDCNSNPATDSIQHDLISSEFVQDNVDYQWFVDYGFRDGGLHIHPSVLSSLSASYTREDLGYYDDLARNLDANLAEIDMESFRTADIHTLLTALPVMCTDPVQHSEFNYQRERYASISGSVMEKLDIGSSISPHTSSQGEDSACSTTDTISICKSSLLFSPLKETPVLPPGGSYSVDSLDCEDMLLTCQVNNKDNYTIAFEGSITMYSDGSQDFENQEKQENDETPERFYNRNSDLKNVLDLSMACSDSKIYTTWSNLKHSSMNKIMTRHPSGNNNTNSEFLQGVGTILPGTNKRSQSLPDLTQATQLQHINVPLNFSVNSAESNNHAQQSHSSGSVMSRSTNEECSDSGEHASSGKKLQNLSLVKLFMKQKSMSADGMSLTFDQSDSASDNGWPTSNSASDSGTNTNTQIQRKNLNNTSKCQLPESDFSINWVKGEIHNNQEIEKEKDISNDIPKHSWIIAGQKDDMVSSASVEELSENMTKSDLTHDNENIQNSFDVISNGFDQQKKTAWIRSLEKKYSVCKTTGIQAIAETEDNAVQTSLLFPEPPAEKENPSVRETIVNKKPVYVVYPNYALPDLSFLNIKDTRMENVALKPQCYGKNRVSWRQHTSRSGRPFSCNDIDALRQRGFSHVKDWESLTFLLPIEYKKILHDVPEVSKHININEETKKPLFCLSPPMRHKSRPISEIIPNNSSSTSSTATQPSSGYRGSSTILTDSSTNQQMSNNAANPLYLYRYDSISSEASLVSNDKKAYKQVSKSKTICPSLPKRSISLPHGDREADFSNGKVPPRPPLPRSILRKNKVPASKRYSMFEMVDVEEIEDQQPPEANKRMSLQEPYYMNNDLQLYRGRIIDSEKDVDEMEEKCHERMNDLNNAGDIETEASENSEDDVKQLEEYLKRSGFSSQSSDGDTEDPDVKLRSYVRKFLALRMNKDVTKTTDMLESQKKTVSFAVNQRKKYLDNKTNNLNTVPNEQTKDCTLAEERRDTSPENRSLDLDDKKKMILSVNKAVDLLLKYWNGESIHSRQNYGDKSECAQICLSHLCPALYAIMSDGLKPHLNSTFGPITNSVWQVVEASSQQGPVTKTLNELVQKINGEDVITEGMLKFHAFVFGLLNLRALDAWFAYLCTRESILRKHYNNNSLFVSALANANAREVVDTLLHRLNPLAFCPFQLDLLYQYRQLHNSFGNLNNHNISAVNFRNVDISSKDHHFDKTDVCTVVSSPRKVRPKSCVAYNNYDDKSGQHKSDMETVKKRLSNPIGTKAFRALDKLTSEDSEDYTDSLEHSPLNRASSKHNHPVTRTKSRSPENNRDDEDNMIGEAKFRKIQEKWESMVGKEEGKSQPVTTSPSSPTRTPTSLGKSKIPRLLTSPVKQSNTVLAKNTKSPVSGIPSLKKPVMLTTPKTAPKKPIELRNKETTKRTSRVDEEHVGTARTHLARPSSLPYKSYGLASKEKNMVSPQRRAASTSLPRPTSTAAAAARNPPAKKAIKEVRTITHRNSSDDKILLAFGEGEKLRVLLEVDSKWLLCAKGDRKGLVPRRCVYNIQT; via the exons GTGTAGGCAAAGGGGCTGCAGTGATGGAAGATCCACAAACACCAGGCTCCGATTGCAATTCTAATCCTGCCACAGATTCTATACAACACGACTTGATTAGTTCTGAATTTGTACAGGATAATGTAGATTATCAGTGGTTTGTCGATTATGG cttcagagaTGGAGGGCTTCATATTCATCCTAGTGTATTGTCCTCGCTCTCTGCTTCGTACACTCGAGAGGATTTGGGTTACTACGATGACCTGGCCCGCAATCTGGATGCTAACTTGGCAGAAATCGATATGGAAAGTTTTCGTACTGCAGACATTCATACTTTGCTTACAGCTCTGCCTGTTATGTGCACCGATCCAGTTCAGCATTCGGAG TTTAACTATCAAAGGGAACGATATGCCAGTATATCTGGATCTGTTATGGAAAAGCTTGACATCGGTTCATCTATCAGCCCTCATACCAGCAGCCAG GGAGAAGATTCAGCCTGTTCGACGACGGACACGATTTCCATTTGCAAATCGTCGTTGCTATTTTCCCCTCTGAAAGAGACACCCGTGCTACCACCGGGTGGTAGCTACAGCGTCGACTCTCTGGACTGCGAGGATATGTTGCTAACATGCCAAGTGAACAACAAAGACAACTACACTATCGCCTTTGAGGGTAGTATCACAATGTATTCAGATGGCTCTCAAGATTTTGAAAATCAAG AGAAGCAGGAAAATGACGAGACGCCAGAAAGATTTTACAATAGGAATTCCGACTTAAAGAACGTGTTAGATTTATCAATGGCATGTTCTGATTCAAAAATTTATACTACATGGAGCAACTTGAAACATTCTTCCATGAACAAAATCATGACTCGTCATCCCTCAggcaataataatacaaattccGAATTTTTACAAGGCGTTGGAACTATTCTACCCGGTACGAATAAAAGGAGTCAAAGCTTACCGGATCTTACTCAAGCTACTCAACTACAGCACATTAATGTACCTCTCAATTTCTCT GTCAACTCCGCGGAATCAAATAATCATGCACAACAGTCACATAGCTCAGGGTCCGTAATGAGCCGATCAACTAACGAAGAATGCTCCGACAGCGGGGAACACGCTTCATCTGGGAAGAAGCTGCAGAACTTGAGCCTTGTCAAATTATTTATGAAACAGAAGAGTATGAGTGCAGACGGCATGAGCCTTACTTTCGACCAGTCGGACTCTGCCAGCGATAACGGATGGCCTACAAGCAATAGCGCTAGTGATAGTGGTACTAATACAAATACGCAAATACAACGGAAAAATCTAAACAATACCTCAAAATGCCAACTACCGGAAAGCGACTTCTCTATTAATTGGGTGAAAGGAGAGATCCACAACAATCAGGAAATAGAGAAGGAGAAAGATATTTCTAACGACATTCCAAAGCATTCGTGGATAATTGCTGGACAAAAGGACGATATGGTGTCGTCGGCATCTGTCGAAGAACTATCTGAAAATATGACGAAGTCAGATTTAACGCATGATAACGAGAACATCCAAAACAGTTTCGATGTaatttcaaatggattcgacCAACAAAAGAAAACAGCATGGATCCGATCCTTGGAGAAGAAGTATTCGGTTTGTAAAACTACGGGCATTCAGGCGATAGCCGAGACGGAGGATAATGCGGTTCAGACGTCGTTATTGTTCCCAGAACCACCAGCGGAGAAAGAGAATCCGTCTGTGAGGGAGACAATTGTTAATAAGAAACCAGTATACGTTGTTTACCCAAATTACGCGTTACCTGATTTATCGTTTCTTAATATCAAAGACACCCGGATGGAAAACGTAGCTTTGAAGCCGCAGTGTTATGGGAAAAACAGGGTCAGTTGGAGACAGCATACGAGTAGATCCGGTAGACCGTTTTCGTGCAACGACATAGACGCCCTGCGTCAACGCGGGTTCTCGCATGTTAAAGACTGGGAGTCGTTGACATTCCTTCTGCCTATCGAGTACAAGAAGATTCTACACGATGTGCCCGAAGTGTCCAAGCACATCAATATCAATGAAGAGACGAAGAAGCCGCTGTTCTGTTTGTCACCGCCGATGCGTCACAAATCTCGACCCATCAGTGAAATTATACCAAATAATTCGTCGTCTACTAGCAGCACTGCAACTCAACCATCCTCTGGGTACCGGGGATCTTCTACGATTCTGACCGACTCCTCAACGAATCAGCAGATGTCGAACAACGCGGCAAACCCGTTGTATCTTTACCGTTACGATAGTATTAGTTCCGAGGCCAGTTTAGTGAGTAACGATAAGAAGGCGTACAAACAAGTCAGCAAATCTAAGACGATCTGCCCGTCTCTCCCAAAGAGATCCATTTCTTTACCGCATGGAGATCGCGAAGCTGACTTCTCTAATGGGAAAGTGCCACCGAGACCACCTTTACCTAGAAGTATTTTAAGAAAAAACAAGGTTCCTGCGAGCAAGAGGTACAGCATGTTCGAGATGGTGGATGTGGAAGAGATAGAGGATCAACAGCCTCCAGAGGCGAACAAGAGAATGTCCTTACAAGAACCATATTACATGAACAATGACTTACAGTTGTATCGTGGAAGAATCATCGACTCTGAGAAGGATGTCGACGAGATGGAAGAGAAATGCCACGAAAGGATGAATGATTTAAACAACGCTGGAGATATAGAGACTGAAGCTTCAGAGAATAGCGAGGACGACGTGAAACAGCTGGAGGAATACTTGAAACGCAGCGGATTCAGCTCGCAGAGCAGCGATGGAGACACCGAAGACCCTGATGTTAAATTAAGATCATATGTAAGAAAGTTCTTAGCTCTTCGAATGAACAAGGATGTTACCAAAACTACCGATATGCTAGAATCTCAGAAAAAGACTGTCAGCTTCGCTGTAAACCAAAGGAAGAAATACTTAGACAATAAG ACCAATAATTTAAATACGGTTCCAAACGAACAGACTAAAGATTGTACGCTTGCAGAAGAGAGGAGGGACACGAGTCCTGAAAATAGATCATTAGATTTAGACGACAAGAAAA AAATGATATTATCGGTGAACAAGGCGGTGGATTTATTGTTGAAATATTGGAATGGAGAGTCTATTCACAGTAGACAGAATTACGGTGATAAGAGCGAGTGTGCACAAATCTGTCTTAGTCACTTGTGCCCTGCTTTGTACGCCATCATGTCGGAcggactgaagccacacttaAATTCTACATTTGGACCAATAACGAATAGTGTTTGGCAGGTCGTCGAAGCATCTTCTCAGCAGGGACCAGTCACTAAAACGTTGAACGAACTAGTACAAAAAATTAACGGTGAGGACGTTATCACCGAGGGAATGTTAAAGTTTCATGCATTTGTATTTGGTTTATTAAA TTTAAGAGCTCTAGACGCGTGGTTCGCGTACCTGTGCACGAGGGAATCAATCTTGAGGAAGCATTACAACAATAATAGCTTATTCGTAAGCGCTTTGGCAAATGCAAACGCGCGCGAGGTCGTCGACACTCTTCTGCACCGTCTAAACCCCCTAGCTTTCTGCCCATTTCAGTTGGACCTTCTGTATCAGTATCGTCAGCTTCACAATAGCTTTGGCAATTTAAATAATCATAATATAAGC GCCGTAAACTTTAGGAACGTGGACATCAGTTCGAAGGACCACCATTTTGATAAGACAGACGTTTGCACAGTAGTTTCTAGTCCTAGGAAAGTACGTCCGAAATCCTGCGTCGCCTACAACAATTACGACGACAAATCTGGCCAGCATAAGTCAGATATGGAAACAGTTAAGAAACGTTTAAGCAATCCCATAGGTACGAAAGCGTTCCGGGCTCTAGACAAGCTGACTTCCGAGGATTCCGAGGACTACACCGACAGTTTGGAGCATTCACCATTGAATAGAGCGTCGAGCAAACACAATCACCCTGTGACTCGCACGAAATCTCGTAGTCCAGAGAATAATAGGGACGACGAGGACAACATGATCGGAGAAGCAAAATTCAGAAAGATTCAGGAGAAGTGGGAGTCGATGGTCGGAAAGGAGGAGGGTAAGAGCCAGCCCGTCACAACGTCGCCATCGTCGCCAACACGAACACCGACTAGTTTGGGGAAATCGAAAATCCCGAGGCTACTGACCTCCCCAGTAAAGCAATCGAATACAGTGCTCGCTAAAAATACAAAGTCCCCGGTCTCGGGTATCCCGTCGTTGAAGAAACCTGTAATGTTGACGACGCCGAAAACTGCACCAAAAAAGCCTATAGAGTTAAGAAACAAAGAGACAACAAAACGTACCAGTAGGGTGGACGAGGAGCATGTGGGAACAGCGCGGACCCACTTGGCGCGTCCCAGTTCTCTACCATACAAATCTTACGGTTTAGCGTCTAAGGAGAAGAACATGGTGTCCCCGCAAAGACGGGCAGCGTCTACGTCTTTGCCAAGACCAACCAgcactgctgctgctgctgcgagAAATCCTCCAGCAAAGAAGGCTATCAA AGAGGTGCGCACTATCACACACAGAAACTCGTCGGACGACAAAATACTCCTCGCGTTCGGAGAAGGCGAGAAGCTCAGAGTGCTTCTAGAGGTGGATAGCAAGTGGTTATTATGCGCGAAAGGCGATCGGAAAGGTCTGGTTCCGCGGAGGTGTGTGTACAATATTCAGACTTAG
- the LOC117226503 gene encoding uncharacterized protein LOC117226503 isoform X1, with product MMIVLLLCIIMKIAEFSVGRVSPPLQSPPRPPIFYRKRKGQETKYRRKTGQRCNCFLYNRVGKGAAVMEDPQTPGSDCNSNPATDSIQHDLISSEFVQDNVDYQWFVDYGFRDGGLHIHPSVLSSLSASYTREDLGYYDDLARNLDANLAEIDMESFRTADIHTLLTALPVMCTDPVQHSEFNYQRERYASISGSVMEKLDIGSSISPHTSSQGEDSACSTTDTISICKSSLLFSPLKETPVLPPGGSYSVDSLDCEDMLLTCQVNNKDNYTIAFEGSITMYSDGSQDFENQEKQENDETPERFYNRNSDLKNVLDLSMACSDSKIYTTWSNLKHSSMNKIMTRHPSGNNNTNSEFLQGVGTILPGTNKRSQSLPDLTQATQLQHINVPLNFSVNSAESNNHAQQSHSSGSVMSRSTNEECSDSGEHASSGKKLQNLSLVKLFMKQKSMSADGMSLTFDQSDSASDNGWPTSNSASDSGTNTNTQIQRKNLNNTSKCQLPESDFSINWVKGEIHNNQEIEKEKDISNDIPKHSWIIAGQKDDMVSSASVEELSENMTKSDLTHDNENIQNSFDVISNGFDQQKKTAWIRSLEKKYSVCKTTGIQAIAETEDNAVQTSLLFPEPPAEKENPSVRETIVNKKPVYVVYPNYALPDLSFLNIKDTRMENVALKPQCYGKNRVSWRQHTSRSGRPFSCNDIDALRQRGFSHVKDWESLTFLLPIEYKKILHDVPEVSKHININEETKKPLFCLSPPMRHKSRPISEIIPNNSSSTSSTATQPSSGYRGSSTILTDSSTNQQMSNNAANPLYLYRYDSISSEASLVSNDKKAYKQVSKSKTICPSLPKRSISLPHGDREADFSNGKVPPRPPLPRSILRKNKVPASKRYSMFEMVDVEEIEDQQPPEANKRMSLQEPYYMNNDLQLYRGRIIDSEKDVDEMEEKCHERMNDLNNAGDIETEASENSEDDVKQLEEYLKRSGFSSQSSDGDTEDPDVKLRSYVRKFLALRMNKDVTKTTDMLESQKKTVSFAVNQRKKYLDNKTNNLNTVPNEQTKDCTLAEERRDTSPENRSLDLDDKKKMILSVNKAVDLLLKYWNGESIHSRQNYGDKSECAQICLSHLCPALYAIMSDGLKPHLNSTFGPITNSVWQVVEASSQQGPVTKTLNELVQKINGEDVITEGMLKFHAFVFGLLNLRALDAWFAYLCTRESILRKHYNNNSLFVSALANANAREVVDTLLHRLNPLAFCPFQLDLLYQYRQLHNSFGNLNNHNISAVNFRNVDISSKDHHFDKTDVCTVVSSPRKVRPKSCVAYNNYDDKSGQHKSDMETVKKRLSNPIGTKAFRALDKLTSEDSEDYTDSLEHSPLNRASSKHNHPVTRTKSRSPENNRDDEDNMIGEAKFRKIQEKWESMVGKEEGKSQPVTTSPSSPTRTPTSLGKSKIPRLLTSPVKQSNTVLAKNTKSPVSGIPSLKKPVMLTTPKTAPKKPIELRNKETTKRTSRVDEEHVGTARTHLARPSSLPYKSYGLASKEKNMVSPQRRAASTSLPRPTSTAAAAARNPPAKKAIKEVRTITHRNSSDDKILLAFGEGEKLRVLLEVDSKWLLCAKGDRKGLVPRRCVYNIQT from the exons GTGTAGGCAAAGGGGCTGCAGTGATGGAAGATCCACAAACACCAGGCTCCGATTGCAATTCTAATCCTGCCACAGATTCTATACAACACGACTTGATTAGTTCTGAATTTGTACAGGATAATGTAGATTATCAGTGGTTTGTCGATTATGG cttcagagaTGGAGGGCTTCATATTCATCCTAGTGTATTGTCCTCGCTCTCTGCTTCGTACACTCGAGAGGATTTGGGTTACTACGATGACCTGGCCCGCAATCTGGATGCTAACTTGGCAGAAATCGATATGGAAAGTTTTCGTACTGCAGACATTCATACTTTGCTTACAGCTCTGCCTGTTATGTGCACCGATCCAGTTCAGCATTCGGAG TTTAACTATCAAAGGGAACGATATGCCAGTATATCTGGATCTGTTATGGAAAAGCTTGACATCGGTTCATCTATCAGCCCTCATACCAGCAGCCAG GGAGAAGATTCAGCCTGTTCGACGACGGACACGATTTCCATTTGCAAATCGTCGTTGCTATTTTCCCCTCTGAAAGAGACACCCGTGCTACCACCGGGTGGTAGCTACAGCGTCGACTCTCTGGACTGCGAGGATATGTTGCTAACATGCCAAGTGAACAACAAAGACAACTACACTATCGCCTTTGAGGGTAGTATCACAATGTATTCAGATGGCTCTCAAGATTTTGAAAATCAAG AGAAGCAGGAAAATGACGAGACGCCAGAAAGATTTTACAATAGGAATTCCGACTTAAAGAACGTGTTAGATTTATCAATGGCATGTTCTGATTCAAAAATTTATACTACATGGAGCAACTTGAAACATTCTTCCATGAACAAAATCATGACTCGTCATCCCTCAggcaataataatacaaattccGAATTTTTACAAGGCGTTGGAACTATTCTACCCGGTACGAATAAAAGGAGTCAAAGCTTACCGGATCTTACTCAAGCTACTCAACTACAGCACATTAATGTACCTCTCAATTTCTCT GTCAACTCCGCGGAATCAAATAATCATGCACAACAGTCACATAGCTCAGGGTCCGTAATGAGCCGATCAACTAACGAAGAATGCTCCGACAGCGGGGAACACGCTTCATCTGGGAAGAAGCTGCAGAACTTGAGCCTTGTCAAATTATTTATGAAACAGAAGAGTATGAGTGCAGACGGCATGAGCCTTACTTTCGACCAGTCGGACTCTGCCAGCGATAACGGATGGCCTACAAGCAATAGCGCTAGTGATAGTGGTACTAATACAAATACGCAAATACAACGGAAAAATCTAAACAATACCTCAAAATGCCAACTACCGGAAAGCGACTTCTCTATTAATTGGGTGAAAGGAGAGATCCACAACAATCAGGAAATAGAGAAGGAGAAAGATATTTCTAACGACATTCCAAAGCATTCGTGGATAATTGCTGGACAAAAGGACGATATGGTGTCGTCGGCATCTGTCGAAGAACTATCTGAAAATATGACGAAGTCAGATTTAACGCATGATAACGAGAACATCCAAAACAGTTTCGATGTaatttcaaatggattcgacCAACAAAAGAAAACAGCATGGATCCGATCCTTGGAGAAGAAGTATTCGGTTTGTAAAACTACGGGCATTCAGGCGATAGCCGAGACGGAGGATAATGCGGTTCAGACGTCGTTATTGTTCCCAGAACCACCAGCGGAGAAAGAGAATCCGTCTGTGAGGGAGACAATTGTTAATAAGAAACCAGTATACGTTGTTTACCCAAATTACGCGTTACCTGATTTATCGTTTCTTAATATCAAAGACACCCGGATGGAAAACGTAGCTTTGAAGCCGCAGTGTTATGGGAAAAACAGGGTCAGTTGGAGACAGCATACGAGTAGATCCGGTAGACCGTTTTCGTGCAACGACATAGACGCCCTGCGTCAACGCGGGTTCTCGCATGTTAAAGACTGGGAGTCGTTGACATTCCTTCTGCCTATCGAGTACAAGAAGATTCTACACGATGTGCCCGAAGTGTCCAAGCACATCAATATCAATGAAGAGACGAAGAAGCCGCTGTTCTGTTTGTCACCGCCGATGCGTCACAAATCTCGACCCATCAGTGAAATTATACCAAATAATTCGTCGTCTACTAGCAGCACTGCAACTCAACCATCCTCTGGGTACCGGGGATCTTCTACGATTCTGACCGACTCCTCAACGAATCAGCAGATGTCGAACAACGCGGCAAACCCGTTGTATCTTTACCGTTACGATAGTATTAGTTCCGAGGCCAGTTTAGTGAGTAACGATAAGAAGGCGTACAAACAAGTCAGCAAATCTAAGACGATCTGCCCGTCTCTCCCAAAGAGATCCATTTCTTTACCGCATGGAGATCGCGAAGCTGACTTCTCTAATGGGAAAGTGCCACCGAGACCACCTTTACCTAGAAGTATTTTAAGAAAAAACAAGGTTCCTGCGAGCAAGAGGTACAGCATGTTCGAGATGGTGGATGTGGAAGAGATAGAGGATCAACAGCCTCCAGAGGCGAACAAGAGAATGTCCTTACAAGAACCATATTACATGAACAATGACTTACAGTTGTATCGTGGAAGAATCATCGACTCTGAGAAGGATGTCGACGAGATGGAAGAGAAATGCCACGAAAGGATGAATGATTTAAACAACGCTGGAGATATAGAGACTGAAGCTTCAGAGAATAGCGAGGACGACGTGAAACAGCTGGAGGAATACTTGAAACGCAGCGGATTCAGCTCGCAGAGCAGCGATGGAGACACCGAAGACCCTGATGTTAAATTAAGATCATATGTAAGAAAGTTCTTAGCTCTTCGAATGAACAAGGATGTTACCAAAACTACCGATATGCTAGAATCTCAGAAAAAGACTGTCAGCTTCGCTGTAAACCAAAGGAAGAAATACTTAGACAATAAG ACCAATAATTTAAATACGGTTCCAAACGAACAGACTAAAGATTGTACGCTTGCAGAAGAGAGGAGGGACACGAGTCCTGAAAATAGATCATTAGATTTAGACGACAAGAAAA AAATGATATTATCGGTGAACAAGGCGGTGGATTTATTGTTGAAATATTGGAATGGAGAGTCTATTCACAGTAGACAGAATTACGGTGATAAGAGCGAGTGTGCACAAATCTGTCTTAGTCACTTGTGCCCTGCTTTGTACGCCATCATGTCGGAcggactgaagccacacttaAATTCTACATTTGGACCAATAACGAATAGTGTTTGGCAGGTCGTCGAAGCATCTTCTCAGCAGGGACCAGTCACTAAAACGTTGAACGAACTAGTACAAAAAATTAACGGTGAGGACGTTATCACCGAGGGAATGTTAAAGTTTCATGCATTTGTATTTGGTTTATTAAA TTTAAGAGCTCTAGACGCGTGGTTCGCGTACCTGTGCACGAGGGAATCAATCTTGAGGAAGCATTACAACAATAATAGCTTATTCGTAAGCGCTTTGGCAAATGCAAACGCGCGCGAGGTCGTCGACACTCTTCTGCACCGTCTAAACCCCCTAGCTTTCTGCCCATTTCAGTTGGACCTTCTGTATCAGTATCGTCAGCTTCACAATAGCTTTGGCAATTTAAATAATCATAATATAAGC GCCGTAAACTTTAGGAACGTGGACATCAGTTCGAAGGACCACCATTTTGATAAGACAGACGTTTGCACAGTAGTTTCTAGTCCTAGGAAAGTACGTCCGAAATCCTGCGTCGCCTACAACAATTACGACGACAAATCTGGCCAGCATAAGTCAGATATGGAAACAGTTAAGAAACGTTTAAGCAATCCCATAGGTACGAAAGCGTTCCGGGCTCTAGACAAGCTGACTTCCGAGGATTCCGAGGACTACACCGACAGTTTGGAGCATTCACCATTGAATAGAGCGTCGAGCAAACACAATCACCCTGTGACTCGCACGAAATCTCGTAGTCCAGAGAATAATAGGGACGACGAGGACAACATGATCGGAGAAGCAAAATTCAGAAAGATTCAGGAGAAGTGGGAGTCGATGGTCGGAAAGGAGGAGGGTAAGAGCCAGCCCGTCACAACGTCGCCATCGTCGCCAACACGAACACCGACTAGTTTGGGGAAATCGAAAATCCCGAGGCTACTGACCTCCCCAGTAAAGCAATCGAATACAGTGCTCGCTAAAAATACAAAGTCCCCGGTCTCGGGTATCCCGTCGTTGAAGAAACCTGTAATGTTGACGACGCCGAAAACTGCACCAAAAAAGCCTATAGAGTTAAGAAACAAAGAGACAACAAAACGTACCAGTAGGGTGGACGAGGAGCATGTGGGAACAGCGCGGACCCACTTGGCGCGTCCCAGTTCTCTACCATACAAATCTTACGGTTTAGCGTCTAAGGAGAAGAACATGGTGTCCCCGCAAAGACGGGCAGCGTCTACGTCTTTGCCAAGACCAACCAgcactgctgctgctgctgcgagAAATCCTCCAGCAAAGAAGGCTATCAA AGAGGTGCGCACTATCACACACAGAAACTCGTCGGACGACAAAATACTCCTCGCGTTCGGAGAAGGCGAGAAGCTCAGAGTGCTTCTAGAGGTGGATAGCAAGTGGTTATTATGCGCGAAAGGCGATCGGAAAGGTCTGGTTCCGCGGAGGTGTGTGTACAATATTCAGACTTAG